The Oryctolagus cuniculus chromosome 5, mOryCun1.1, whole genome shotgun sequence genome includes a region encoding these proteins:
- the DYNLT1 gene encoding dynein light chain Tctex-type 1 isoform X1 encodes MEDYQGAEETAFVVDEVSNIVKEAIESAIGGNAYQHSKVNQWTTNVVEQTLSQLTKLGKPFKYIVTCVIMQKNGAGLHTASSCFWDSSTDGSCTVRWENKTMYCIVSAFGLSI; translated from the exons ATGGAAGACTACCAGGGTGCTGAGGAG ACCGCCTTCGTCGTCGATGAAGTGAGCAACATCGTGAAAGAG GCTATAGAGAGCGCCATCGGTGGGAACGCGTACCAGCACAGcaaggtgaaccagtggaccacCAACGTCGTGGAGCAGACGTTGAGCCAGCTCACCAAGCTGGGGAAACCATTCAAATACATCG TGACCTGCGTGATCATGCAGAAGAACGGAGCCGGGCTGCACACGGCGAGTTCTTGCTTCTGGGACAGCTCCACCGACG ggaGCTGCACCGTGCGATGGGAGAACAAGACCATGTACTGCATCGTCAGCGCCTTCGGCCTGTCCATCTGA
- the DYNLT1 gene encoding dynein light chain Tctex-type 1 isoform X2, protein MEDYQGAEETAFVVDEVSNIVKEAIESAIGGNAYQHSKVNQWTTNVVEQTLSQLTKLGKPFKYIVTCVIMQKNGAGLHTASSCFWDSSTDGSLTLCA, encoded by the exons ATGGAAGACTACCAGGGTGCTGAGGAG ACCGCCTTCGTCGTCGATGAAGTGAGCAACATCGTGAAAGAG GCTATAGAGAGCGCCATCGGTGGGAACGCGTACCAGCACAGcaaggtgaaccagtggaccacCAACGTCGTGGAGCAGACGTTGAGCCAGCTCACCAAGCTGGGGAAACCATTCAAATACATCG TGACCTGCGTGATCATGCAGAAGAACGGAGCCGGGCTGCACACGGCGAGTTCTTGCTTCTGGGACAGCTCCACCGACG GATCCCTCACCCTGTGTGCGTGA